A single region of the Gracilibacillus caseinilyticus genome encodes:
- a CDS encoding bifunctional UDP-2,4-diacetamido-2,4,6-trideoxy-beta-L-altropyranose hydrolase/GNAT family N-acetyltransferase yields MRVLIFTEAGSKIGLGHIIRCLSLYREITARNIDVQLIIEGDIDYNEILKDVQFNVINWYSHEHLNNIIQPNDYCIIDSYIASRETYIVISKLAKKCLYIDDYYRINYPEGMVITPSLISKEFKDKGYTHYISGPNVICLRESFLNNEPKEIRRNVSNILITLGGSNLSSLLSNIVDLLCNRYSAITFHVVGNLKSHLINKPYTNLKIYNNLTADRMKNLMITADFAITGAGQTVFELIATGTPFIPVQIAENQKNSVKNLIDLKLCNQYLNHDEENLLDKLLISFEENLKYDVRKISHEKLINIIDLNSVRNIVNYLLLNDEMISQYKIRKAVDLDIFNVYNLSNDPIVRYFSLNQQEISWKEHVHWYEKVLTKTNLLFYIIENNKSEFFGQIRFEIDKDFATISISLTDNCRGKGLSLSFVFESIKKMRKECPTVTKIVAYIKKDNEASKKVFERAGFNFVNKEQSVLKYILNL; encoded by the coding sequence ATGCGAGTATTAATATTCACAGAAGCTGGTAGCAAGATCGGCTTAGGACATATAATTAGATGCTTATCATTATATAGGGAAATAACAGCAAGAAATATTGATGTACAGCTAATAATTGAAGGAGACATCGATTATAACGAAATTTTAAAAGATGTTCAATTTAACGTAATCAATTGGTATTCTCATGAGCATTTAAACAATATTATACAACCTAACGATTATTGTATAATTGATTCCTATATAGCTAGTAGAGAAACGTATATAGTAATTTCAAAATTGGCAAAAAAATGTCTGTATATTGATGACTATTATAGAATTAATTACCCTGAAGGAATGGTTATAACACCTTCATTAATATCAAAAGAATTTAAAGATAAAGGTTATACACATTATATTTCTGGGCCTAACGTTATTTGTTTAAGGGAAAGTTTTCTCAATAATGAACCAAAAGAAATAAGAAGAAATGTTTCCAACATACTAATAACATTAGGCGGTTCTAATCTTTCAAGTTTACTATCAAATATTGTTGATCTTCTTTGTAATAGATACTCAGCGATAACATTTCACGTAGTTGGGAACTTAAAAAGTCATTTGATAAATAAACCATACACAAATTTAAAAATCTATAATAATCTTACTGCGGACAGGATGAAAAATTTAATGATAACAGCTGATTTTGCTATTACCGGAGCAGGGCAAACTGTTTTTGAATTAATTGCAACAGGAACCCCCTTTATACCGGTACAAATCGCAGAAAACCAAAAGAATTCTGTTAAAAATTTAATAGATTTAAAATTATGTAACCAATATTTAAATCATGATGAAGAGAATCTGTTAGATAAACTTTTAATTAGTTTTGAAGAAAATTTAAAGTATGATGTTAGAAAAATTTCACATGAAAAGTTAATTAATATAATAGATCTTAATAGTGTTAGAAATATAGTTAATTATTTACTATTAAATGATGAAATGATTAGTCAATACAAAATTCGAAAAGCCGTAGATTTAGATATTTTTAATGTTTATAATTTGTCCAACGATCCCATTGTAAGATACTTTTCATTAAATCAACAAGAAATAAGTTGGAAAGAGCATGTTCATTGGTATGAAAAAGTTTTAACTAAAACGAATTTATTATTTTATATTATAGAAAATAATAAAAGTGAGTTTTTCGGACAAATTCGATTTGAAATTGATAAAGACTTTGCAACGATTAGTATAAGTTTGACTGATAACTGCAGAGGTAAAGGCTTAAGTCTGTCTTTTGTATTTGAAAGTATTAAAAAAATGAGAAAAGAATGTCCGACAGTAACAAAAATAGTTGCATATATTAAGAAAGATAATGAGGCATCAAAAAAAGTGTTTGAAAGAGCTGGTTTTAATTTTGTGAATAAAGAACAATCTGTATTAAAATATATTCTAAATTTATAA
- a CDS encoding glycosyltransferase family protein yields MKIVAIIQARMGSSRLPGKVLKKIKQKTILSHVLNRIAQSKNIDCIVVATTTQKIDDQIVSEVNKHGFNVYRGSEDNVLDRFYQTAVAYSADVIIRITSDCPLIDPEIIDKMVHFYIKNNYSLVTNAGSEMSKRTFPRGLDVEIFSMDVLKKAFHQAKLSYQKEHVTPFIYEKNNNIYYYTNKENLSQHRWTLDTEEDFQLIKKIYNEMYSGEHNFYMGDIVQLFNRNPELFNINAHIEQKKVK; encoded by the coding sequence ATGAAAATTGTGGCAATAATTCAAGCTAGAATGGGTTCGTCACGACTACCTGGTAAGGTTTTAAAAAAAATAAAGCAAAAAACTATATTATCGCATGTATTAAATCGAATTGCTCAATCAAAAAATATTGACTGTATCGTTGTGGCAACAACAACACAAAAAATTGATGACCAAATTGTTTCGGAGGTTAATAAGCATGGCTTCAATGTTTACAGGGGATCTGAAGATAATGTACTAGACAGATTCTATCAAACGGCTGTTGCTTATTCTGCGGATGTTATTATTAGAATCACTTCTGATTGCCCTTTAATAGATCCTGAAATTATTGACAAGATGGTTCATTTTTATATAAAGAATAATTACTCGTTAGTAACTAATGCAGGTTCTGAAATGTCGAAAAGAACCTTTCCAAGAGGATTAGACGTAGAAATTTTTTCAATGGATGTATTAAAAAAAGCATTTCATCAAGCAAAATTATCATATCAAAAAGAACATGTAACACCATTTATATACGAAAAAAATAACAACATTTATTACTATACAAACAAAGAAAACCTTTCTCAGCATAGATGGACTTTAGATACTGAAGAAGATTTTCAATTAATAAAGAAAATATACAACGAAATGTATAGTGGTGAGCATAATTTTTATATGGGTGATATCGTACAATTATTTAATAGAAATCCAGAATTGTTCAATATAAATGCGCATATTGAACAAAAAAAAGTAAAGTAA
- the pseC gene encoding UDP-4-amino-4,6-dideoxy-N-acetyl-beta-L-altrosamine transaminase has translation MSDMIPYGRQYIDKEDINAVISVLRGDFLTTGPSIEKFEDSVAKYVDAKYAVAFSSGTAALHGACYVAGINEGDEVITSPMTFAASSNCILYQKATPIFADIDKRTNNIDPVEIKKNISDYTKAIIPVDFTGQPCDLDEIVKIAKNHDLIIIEDAAHALGATYKNRKIGSISDMTMFSFHPVKHITTGEGGIITTNNREYYEKLLAFRSHGITRDRSKLSEDHGPWYYEMQFLGYNYRMTDLQAALGISQINKSDYFLKRRTEIANKYNQGFTNIPEVERPYRPEFNSNSWHLYVIRLRLEKLKVDRKTIFEELRNKSIGVNVHYIPVYYQPYYKELDYKKGICPNAESLYEEIISLPLFPSMTDADIKYVIETVKDTVLRFSIRG, from the coding sequence ATGAGTGATATGATACCTTATGGTCGACAATATATAGATAAAGAAGATATTAATGCAGTAATTTCTGTGTTAAGAGGTGATTTTCTTACGACTGGACCATCTATTGAAAAATTTGAGGATTCTGTTGCAAAATATGTCGATGCAAAATATGCGGTTGCATTCTCTAGCGGAACAGCAGCATTACATGGAGCATGTTACGTTGCTGGTATAAACGAAGGTGATGAAGTAATTACTTCTCCAATGACTTTTGCGGCTAGCAGTAATTGTATATTATACCAAAAAGCAACGCCTATCTTTGCTGATATTGATAAACGTACTAATAATATTGATCCTGTAGAGATAAAGAAGAATATTTCGGATTATACCAAAGCGATTATACCAGTAGACTTTACGGGACAACCATGTGATTTAGATGAGATAGTCAAAATTGCTAAAAATCATGACTTAATCATTATTGAAGATGCCGCCCATGCACTAGGGGCGACATATAAAAACAGAAAAATTGGAAGTATAAGTGATATGACCATGTTTAGTTTTCATCCAGTTAAACACATCACAACAGGTGAAGGTGGGATTATCACTACTAATAATAGAGAATATTATGAAAAACTATTAGCTTTTAGATCACATGGAATTACAAGAGACAGATCAAAATTATCCGAAGATCATGGTCCGTGGTATTATGAAATGCAATTTTTAGGTTACAATTATCGAATGACAGACTTACAAGCAGCGTTAGGAATAAGTCAAATAAATAAATCAGATTACTTTTTAAAAAGGAGAACAGAAATAGCCAACAAATATAATCAAGGCTTCACTAACATACCTGAAGTTGAACGACCTTACCGACCAGAATTTAATAGTAACAGCTGGCATTTATATGTCATTCGATTACGATTAGAAAAACTAAAAGTTGATAGAAAAACAATATTTGAGGAACTAAGAAATAAAAGTATTGGAGTTAATGTACATTATATTCCTGTATATTATCAACCATATTATAAGGAGTTGGATTATAAAAAAGGTATTTGTCCGAATGCTGAATCATTGTATGAGGAAATAATTAGTTTACCTTTATTCCCGAGCATGACAGACGCTGATATAAAATATGTAATAGAGACAGTTAAAGATACAGTTTTGCGATTTTCAATAAGAGGTTAA
- the pseB gene encoding UDP-N-acetylglucosamine 4,6-dehydratase (inverting): protein MDNFDNKTILITGGTGSFGKKFTHKILEMNVKKVIVFSRDELKQYEMKQEFSDERLRFFIGDVRDKDRMYRAFEGVDYVVHAAAMKHVEACEYNPSEAVKTNIHGAQNIIDAAIDKGVEKVIALSTDKAAAPVNLYGATKLASDKLFVAGNSYVGDKKTQFSVVRYGNVVGSRGSVVPFFKKMKKTGRLPITDERMTRFWITLDQGVQFVIDTFRRSQGGEIFVPKIPSMKVTDLAKAIGPTCEIDYIGIRPGEKLHEVMITEDDARRTVECDNYYIIQPEFPWWDKSNNKSYSLLTDTFRYSSDINEHWLSIEDLRTLIAD from the coding sequence ATGGACAACTTTGATAATAAGACAATTTTAATTACCGGTGGAACAGGCTCTTTCGGTAAAAAGTTCACACACAAAATCTTGGAAATGAACGTAAAAAAGGTGATAGTTTTTAGTCGGGATGAATTAAAACAGTACGAAATGAAACAAGAATTTAGTGATGAACGGTTAAGATTCTTTATTGGCGATGTTCGAGATAAGGATAGAATGTACAGAGCTTTTGAAGGTGTTGATTATGTAGTGCACGCAGCTGCAATGAAGCATGTTGAAGCATGTGAGTATAATCCCTCTGAGGCAGTTAAAACAAATATTCACGGCGCACAGAACATCATAGATGCGGCAATAGATAAAGGTGTAGAAAAAGTAATAGCACTAAGCACAGACAAAGCTGCTGCACCTGTAAATCTATATGGCGCAACCAAGCTAGCATCAGATAAATTATTTGTAGCCGGTAATTCATATGTTGGGGATAAAAAAACTCAATTCTCTGTTGTTAGATATGGAAATGTTGTAGGAAGTAGAGGTAGTGTAGTGCCTTTCTTTAAAAAAATGAAAAAGACAGGTCGATTACCTATTACTGATGAACGTATGACTCGTTTTTGGATTACGTTAGACCAAGGTGTTCAGTTTGTTATCGATACTTTTAGAAGATCACAAGGAGGAGAAATCTTCGTACCTAAAATTCCTAGCATGAAAGTTACTGACTTAGCAAAAGCTATTGGACCAACCTGTGAAATAGATTATATTGGTATAAGACCAGGAGAAAAATTACATGAAGTAATGATCACAGAGGATGATGCAAGAAGAACTGTTGAATGCGATAATTATTATATTATTCAGCCTGAATTTCCTTGGTGGGATAAGTCAAACAATAAAAGTTATAGTTTATTGACTGATACATTTAGATATAGTAGTGATATAAATGAGCATTGGTTAAGTATTGAAGATTTAAGAACTCTTATAGCAGATTAA